In Dysgonomonadaceae bacterium zrk40, one genomic interval encodes:
- a CDS encoding ATP phosphoribosyltransferase, with translation MEKIKIAIQKSGRLSEKSLELLTECGINVSNGDRKLKTTARNFPMEILFLRDDDIPQYVEQGVADIGILGENEVWEKEKDVTVVEKLGFSNCRLSLAIPREEVYTGLDYFRGKRIATSYPKILGNYFREKEIEVKIEELGGSVEIATGIGLADGIFDIVSTGSTLIMNGLKEAETILRSEAVLISNKKLTPAVSSLLDQLLFRIKSYKEGQGKKYVLLNAPNEVLPDIVRLLPGMRSPSILPLADEGWSSVHSVIRDDDFWEVIDELKRHGAEGILVIPIEKMIL, from the coding sequence ATGGAAAAAATCAAGATTGCAATCCAAAAAAGCGGACGGTTGAGCGAGAAATCACTTGAGTTGCTCACCGAGTGCGGAATCAATGTCTCCAATGGAGATCGTAAGCTCAAAACCACAGCCCGCAATTTCCCCATGGAGATCCTCTTCCTTAGGGACGATGACATCCCACAATATGTGGAGCAGGGTGTTGCCGATATTGGTATCCTGGGTGAAAATGAGGTGTGGGAGAAGGAGAAAGATGTGACGGTTGTAGAGAAACTGGGCTTCAGCAATTGCCGTCTCTCTCTTGCCATACCCAGGGAAGAGGTATATACCGGCCTCGATTATTTCAGGGGCAAGCGAATTGCTACCAGTTATCCGAAAATCCTCGGCAACTATTTCCGGGAAAAAGAGATTGAGGTAAAGATTGAAGAGCTGGGCGGCAGCGTTGAGATCGCTACCGGCATCGGTCTTGCCGATGGCATCTTCGACATCGTAAGCACCGGCAGCACCTTGATCATGAACGGTCTGAAAGAGGCGGAGACCATTCTTCGCAGTGAAGCGGTGCTCATCAGCAACAAAAAACTCACACCCGCAGTCTCCTCTCTGCTGGATCAGTTGCTCTTTCGTATCAAGTCGTACAAGGAGGGACAAGGTAAGAAGTATGTCTTGCTGAATGCCCCCAACGAGGTACTGCCCGATATTGTGCGGTTGCTGCCCGGCATGCGCTCCCCCAGTATCCTGCCCCTGGCCGATGAGGGTTGGAGCAGCGTTCACTCGGTGATACGCGACGATGACTTCTGGGAAGTAATTGATGAGCTGAAGCGTCACGGTGCCGAAGGGATCCTGGTAATCCCTATCGAGAAAATGATCCTGTAG
- the hisD gene encoding histidinol dehydrogenase, giving the protein MKTINNPSESKWKKLTERPLIKQRKLMDTVEKMFYDIHRKGDKAVLAYSRKFDFPAQETLEVDQEVIAQAAERVPERLKQAIALAKKNIETFHRSQQEDVQKIETSPGVVCWRETRPIERVGIYIPGGTAPLFSTVLMLAVPARIAGCSEIVLCTPPNEEGEIHPAILYAAAQTGVTRIFAVGGIQGIGAMTFGTESIPKVDKIFGPGNQYVMAAKRSAQFYGTAIDMPAGPSEVLIIADKDCNPAFVAADLLSQAEHGPDSQVILLSDSKQVIKDVNKELDLQLESLPRKEFATQALKNSRAIYFRDLENCIAFSNAYAPEHLILATENPTLLSRTVVNAGSIFLGNYSCESAGDYASGTNHTLPTSGYARAYSGVSLDSFVKKITFQQLSPEGILSIGPAIEAMAEAEELFAHKNAVSLRLGSVLAEKMQRNEENSKDETF; this is encoded by the coding sequence ATGAAAACAATCAACAACCCTTCTGAAAGCAAATGGAAAAAGCTGACCGAACGTCCGCTCATCAAACAGCGCAAGCTGATGGATACCGTGGAAAAGATGTTCTACGACATCCACCGCAAGGGAGACAAAGCAGTGCTGGCCTACAGCCGCAAGTTCGACTTCCCGGCACAGGAGACACTGGAGGTGGATCAGGAGGTCATTGCGCAGGCGGCCGAGAGGGTGCCGGAACGATTGAAACAGGCGATTGCACTGGCAAAAAAGAATATTGAAACTTTTCACCGCTCACAGCAGGAGGATGTACAAAAGATAGAGACATCACCCGGTGTGGTATGCTGGCGCGAGACGCGTCCCATTGAACGGGTGGGCATCTACATCCCCGGTGGCACCGCTCCCCTCTTCTCCACCGTGTTGATGCTGGCGGTACCGGCAAGGATTGCCGGATGCAGTGAGATCGTGCTCTGTACTCCTCCCAACGAAGAGGGTGAAATTCATCCGGCAATACTCTATGCGGCAGCGCAGACAGGTGTCACCCGCATTTTTGCCGTCGGCGGCATACAGGGCATAGGAGCCATGACTTTCGGCACCGAGAGCATTCCAAAGGTTGATAAGATCTTCGGTCCGGGGAACCAGTACGTGATGGCCGCCAAACGGTCGGCACAATTCTACGGCACGGCCATCGACATGCCGGCCGGCCCCAGCGAGGTACTGATCATTGCAGACAAGGACTGCAACCCTGCTTTTGTAGCAGCTGATCTGCTCTCACAAGCCGAGCATGGGCCCGACAGCCAGGTGATACTGCTTTCAGACAGCAAGCAGGTGATTAAGGATGTGAACAAGGAGCTCGACTTGCAGCTTGAATCACTCCCTCGGAAAGAGTTTGCCACACAGGCACTGAAAAACAGCAGGGCCATTTACTTTCGTGATCTTGAAAACTGCATCGCATTCAGCAATGCCTACGCACCGGAGCATCTGATCCTGGCGACCGAGAACCCGACACTGCTGAGTCGCACCGTAGTGAATGCCGGGTCAATCTTCCTCGGCAACTATAGTTGTGAAAGTGCAGGTGATTATGCCAGTGGCACCAACCACACGCTTCCCACCAGCGGCTATGCCAGAGCCTATAGCGGGGTATCACTCGACAGCTTCGTGAAGAAGATCACCTTCCAGCAACTCAGCCCCGAAGGGATTCTCTCCATCGGTCCCGCCATTGAGGCGATGGCGGAAGCGGAAGAGCTTTTCGCTCACAAGAATGCGGTATCACTGCGTCTGGGATCTGTGTTGGCAGAAAAAATGCAACGAAACGAAGAAAACAGCAAAGATGAAACATTTTGA
- the hisC gene encoding histidinol-phosphate transaminase — protein sequence MKHFDLQALVRPNIWALKPYSSARDEFSGDEGIFLDANENPFGRKNRYPDPHQRKLKQALSAFRGIPADQIFIGNGSDEVIDLVYRIFCEPGRDRVILCPPTYGMYEVSARINNVEVIEVPLTDTFELQMDLILQQSAKCIFVCSPNNPSGNSLQGVEQLLDAFQGIVVVDEAYIDFSSGESFTGLLSRYPNLIVMQTFSKAWALASARVGIAYAGKDIIALMDKTKPPYNVSSFNQLEALKALSKPEKHAHRVKVILEQRALLETELSQMKVVQHVYPSDANFLLVEVDDANRLYHRLVEEKVIVRNRHSVVRNCLRITVGTPAENRQLLTAIQNYSNRKL from the coding sequence ATGAAACATTTTGACCTGCAGGCGCTTGTACGTCCCAACATATGGGCATTGAAACCCTACTCCAGCGCACGTGACGAGTTTAGCGGTGATGAGGGAATCTTTCTCGATGCTAACGAAAACCCGTTTGGCAGGAAGAACCGCTATCCGGATCCGCACCAGCGGAAACTGAAGCAGGCATTGTCTGCCTTTCGCGGCATCCCTGCCGATCAGATTTTTATCGGCAACGGCAGTGATGAGGTGATCGACCTGGTCTATCGCATCTTCTGTGAACCGGGAAGAGATCGTGTGATCCTCTGCCCACCCACCTACGGAATGTATGAGGTGTCGGCACGCATCAACAACGTGGAGGTAATTGAAGTTCCTTTGACAGATACCTTTGAACTGCAGATGGACTTGATACTGCAACAAAGTGCCAAATGCATCTTTGTCTGCTCTCCCAACAATCCTTCAGGCAACAGCCTGCAGGGTGTCGAGCAACTGCTGGATGCGTTTCAGGGAATTGTGGTGGTGGATGAAGCCTACATTGATTTCAGCAGCGGTGAAAGCTTCACCGGGTTATTGTCCCGTTACCCCAATCTGATCGTGATGCAGACTTTCAGCAAGGCCTGGGCACTGGCGAGCGCACGTGTGGGCATCGCTTACGCTGGCAAGGATATCATCGCACTGATGGACAAGACGAAACCTCCCTATAATGTGAGCAGCTTCAACCAGCTGGAAGCACTCAAGGCCCTCTCCAAACCGGAGAAACATGCCCACAGGGTGAAGGTGATCCTCGAACAACGAGCGCTCCTTGAGACGGAATTGTCACAGATGAAAGTGGTTCAACATGTATATCCATCCGATGCCAATTTCCTGCTGGTGGAGGTCGATGACGCCAACAGACTCTACCACAGACTGGTGGAAGAGAAGGTGATCGTGCGCAACCGCCATTCCGTCGTACGCAACTGCCTCCGCATCACTGTGGGAACACCGGCTGAGAATCGCCAGCTTCTCACTGCAATTCAAAACTACAGCAATCGGAAATTATGA
- the hisB gene encoding bifunctional histidinol-phosphatase/imidazoleglycerol-phosphate dehydratase HisB, with protein sequence MKKILFIDRDGTLILEQEDEQIDSLGKLEFYPGVFQYLSRIAAELEYELVMVTNQDGLGTDSFPEETFWPAHNKIIRAFENEGVRFSEVLIDRSFPHQQLPTRKPGTAMLTHYLKGNYNLAESFVIGDRETDIQLAINMRCKSILLSNDSHQKADLTTSDWGEIYRYLKEQPRTGRVHRKTSETDILVEVNLDESGGSNISTGVGFFDHMLEQIARHGGIRMTVKVKGDLHIDEHHTIEDSGIALGEAFLQALGQKKGISRYGFMLPMDDCLAQAAIDFGGRPWLVWDADFKRERVGDMPTEMFLHFFKSFSDSAKCNLNIHAEGENEHHKIEAIFKAFARAIKMAVKRGETTGIPSTKGVI encoded by the coding sequence ATGAAGAAGATATTATTCATTGATCGTGATGGTACACTGATCCTGGAGCAGGAGGATGAACAGATCGACAGCCTCGGGAAGCTTGAATTCTATCCCGGGGTGTTTCAGTATCTCTCCCGTATCGCGGCAGAACTGGAATATGAACTGGTGATGGTCACCAACCAGGATGGCCTTGGTACCGACTCCTTCCCGGAGGAGACTTTCTGGCCCGCACACAACAAGATCATCCGTGCCTTTGAAAACGAAGGAGTACGGTTCAGCGAGGTGTTGATTGACCGTTCCTTCCCGCACCAACAATTACCCACCCGTAAACCGGGTACAGCCATGCTCACCCACTATCTGAAAGGGAACTACAACCTGGCAGAATCATTTGTAATTGGGGATCGCGAAACGGACATACAACTTGCTATAAACATGAGATGTAAATCCATTTTGTTAAGCAATGATTCACATCAGAAAGCGGATCTTACCACCTCCGACTGGGGTGAGATCTACCGCTATTTGAAAGAACAACCACGTACCGGTAGGGTGCACCGCAAGACCTCCGAAACAGATATCCTGGTAGAGGTCAACCTTGACGAGAGTGGCGGCAGCAACATTTCAACAGGAGTGGGATTCTTCGATCACATGCTCGAACAGATTGCCCGGCATGGCGGTATCCGAATGACTGTAAAGGTAAAAGGAGACCTTCATATCGACGAGCATCACACCATTGAGGACAGCGGCATCGCTCTGGGTGAAGCATTTCTGCAGGCACTGGGACAGAAGAAAGGGATCTCGCGCTACGGTTTCATGCTCCCGATGGACGACTGTCTGGCGCAGGCTGCGATCGATTTCGGAGGCCGTCCCTGGCTGGTATGGGATGCCGACTTCAAACGTGAACGGGTGGGCGACATGCCCACCGAGATGTTCCTCCACTTCTTCAAATCCTTCAGCGACAGTGCAAAATGCAACTTGAACATCCATGCAGAGGGTGAGAACGAACACCACAAGATTGAGGCGATCTTCAAGGCATTTGCCCGTGCCATAAAGATGGCTGTGAAAAGGGGAGAGACAACAGGGATACCCAGCACGAAAGGAGTGATATAA
- the hisH gene encoding imidazole glycerol phosphate synthase subunit HisH, which produces MVAIIQYNAGNITSVENAVKRLGYQCKVTGNIDEIRQAEKVIFPGVGEAGSAISYLRERGLDKIIQSLTQPVLGICLGLQLMCEHSEEGNTQCLGIFHTTVKRFPAKGIIPHIGWNNLSSMKSHLFEGANSNDDYYFVHSYYAGLCEETIATCDYLLPFSAAMQKDNFFATQFHPEKSGSVGEQLLYNFLKM; this is translated from the coding sequence ATGGTTGCAATCATTCAATACAACGCTGGGAACATCACCTCTGTAGAAAACGCAGTGAAACGGCTCGGTTACCAGTGCAAAGTTACAGGTAACATTGATGAGATCCGTCAAGCAGAGAAGGTAATCTTTCCCGGTGTAGGTGAAGCAGGGAGTGCCATATCCTATTTAAGAGAGAGAGGGTTGGACAAGATCATTCAATCGCTAACGCAGCCGGTGCTGGGTATCTGCCTGGGTCTGCAACTGATGTGTGAACATTCAGAGGAGGGCAACACACAATGCCTTGGTATTTTCCACACCACGGTGAAGCGGTTTCCCGCCAAAGGAATCATACCCCATATTGGATGGAACAATCTTTCATCAATGAAATCACACCTGTTTGAAGGAGCTAACAGTAATGATGACTACTATTTCGTGCACAGCTACTATGCAGGCCTGTGCGAAGAGACAATCGCAACCTGCGATTATCTCCTCCCTTTCAGTGCTGCCATGCAAAAGGATAACTTCTTCGCCACACAGTTTCACCCGGAGAAGTCGGGCAGCGTGGGAGAACAACTGCTGTACAACTTCCTGAAAATGTAA
- the hisA gene encoding 1-(5-phosphoribosyl)-5-[(5-phosphoribosylamino)methylideneamino]imidazole-4-carboxamide isomerase: MMRIIPAIDIIDGKCVRLTKGDYATQKTYRDNPLDVAREFEDHGIRYLHLVDLDGARSKHIVNHGVLRQITEGTSLQVDFGGGIKSDDDLRIAFESGAAQITGGSVAQQQPELFLQWLEHYGAERIILGADSHHRKIATQGWQKQSEEDVVDFIAFFATKGVAYVICTDISKDGMLQGPSLELYREILSGSDVRLIASGGITSMADLEKLQAIGCEGAIIGKAIYEGHIQLKELQSFITHGS, translated from the coding sequence ATAATGAGAATCATTCCCGCCATAGACATCATCGACGGCAAGTGTGTCCGTCTCACAAAAGGCGATTACGCAACACAAAAGACCTATCGTGACAACCCGCTCGACGTGGCCCGAGAGTTTGAAGATCACGGCATTCGCTATCTTCACCTTGTAGACCTTGATGGTGCACGCTCCAAACATATTGTCAATCATGGCGTGCTAAGGCAGATCACCGAAGGCACCTCACTGCAGGTCGATTTTGGCGGTGGCATCAAAAGTGATGATGATCTACGCATCGCCTTCGAGAGCGGCGCTGCCCAAATTACCGGCGGCAGCGTGGCACAGCAGCAGCCGGAACTCTTCCTGCAATGGTTGGAGCACTACGGTGCGGAACGGATCATCCTCGGTGCCGACAGTCATCACAGGAAGATTGCCACACAGGGATGGCAGAAACAGTCAGAGGAGGATGTGGTGGATTTCATTGCCTTCTTTGCAACAAAAGGAGTAGCGTATGTCATCTGCACCGACATTTCCAAGGATGGCATGTTGCAAGGCCCTTCGCTTGAGCTCTACCGTGAGATTCTTTCCGGAAGCGATGTACGACTGATTGCCAGTGGTGGTATCACCTCCATGGCCGATCTGGAGAAATTACAGGCCATCGGTTGCGAGGGAGCCATCATCGGCAAGGCGATTTATGAAGGACATATCCAATTGAAAGAGCTGCAGTCGTTCATAACTCATGGTTCTTAG
- the hisF gene encoding imidazole glycerol phosphate synthase subunit HisF, producing MLKKRIIPCLDIKEGRTVKGVNFVGLRDAGDAVELARRYVEEGADELVFLDITATVEQRKTLTSLVRRVAEEINIPFTVGGGIRTLEDAQAIIRAGADKVSLNSSAVDRPELLTEIANQFGSQCVVLAIDTKQEENGEWMVYVHGGRTPTPLQTVDWAIEGVRRGAGEILLTSMNHDGMKQGFALEITEAVCEAVTVPVIASGGAGSMAHFAEVFARTKASAALAASIFHFGEIPIPELKAYLSEIDIPIR from the coding sequence ATGCTAAAAAAAAGAATCATTCCCTGCCTGGACATCAAGGAGGGACGTACGGTAAAAGGAGTCAACTTCGTAGGACTCCGTGATGCGGGCGATGCTGTAGAACTGGCCCGCCGCTATGTGGAAGAGGGTGCCGACGAGCTTGTCTTCCTCGACATCACCGCCACGGTGGAGCAGAGAAAGACACTCACCTCGCTGGTGCGACGTGTGGCGGAGGAGATCAATATCCCATTCACGGTGGGTGGCGGCATTCGCACACTTGAAGATGCACAGGCGATCATTCGTGCAGGTGCCGACAAGGTGAGCCTTAACTCATCGGCTGTTGACCGGCCTGAATTACTCACCGAGATTGCAAATCAGTTCGGCAGCCAGTGTGTGGTGCTGGCTATTGACACGAAACAGGAGGAGAATGGTGAGTGGATGGTCTACGTACATGGGGGGAGAACCCCCACCCCGCTACAGACGGTCGACTGGGCAATTGAGGGTGTAAGGCGTGGTGCAGGTGAGATACTGCTCACCTCGATGAATCACGATGGTATGAAGCAGGGATTCGCCCTGGAGATCACAGAGGCTGTCTGTGAAGCGGTTACCGTACCGGTCATCGCTTCCGGTGGTGCCGGCAGTATGGCACATTTCGCTGAGGTATTTGCCAGGACAAAAGCAAGTGCGGCACTGGCTGCCAGCATCTTTCACTTTGGAGAGATCCCCATTCCCGAACTGAAAGCTTATTTAAGCGAGATAGATATTCCAATACGATAA
- a CDS encoding bifunctional phosphoribosyl-AMP cyclohydrolase/phosphoribosyl-ATP diphosphatase HisIE: MKEIKLFNQHNEIDIMINFDKSGGLVPVIIQHAGTLQVLMLGYMNAEALEKTKNEGKVTFFSRSKQRLWTKGESSGNYLTVEEILTDCDDDTLLIKAFPEGPTCHTGSTSCFREETAKGFVYDLEKVIEQRITENPEGSYTARLFSRGVNKVAQKVGEEAVELVIEAKDDNLDLFRNEAADLLYHYLILLKTKNLKLEDIEAVLKERHK; encoded by the coding sequence ATGAAAGAAATTAAGCTGTTCAACCAACACAATGAGATAGACATTATGATCAATTTTGACAAGTCCGGCGGACTGGTGCCGGTGATCATCCAGCATGCAGGGACCCTGCAGGTGCTAATGCTGGGCTACATGAACGCAGAGGCACTCGAGAAGACCAAAAACGAAGGGAAAGTCACCTTTTTCAGCCGCAGCAAACAGCGGTTATGGACCAAGGGCGAAAGCTCAGGCAACTACCTGACCGTTGAGGAGATTCTTACCGATTGCGACGACGACACCCTGCTGATCAAAGCCTTCCCAGAGGGACCTACATGCCATACCGGCAGTACCTCCTGCTTCCGCGAGGAGACTGCCAAAGGGTTTGTCTACGACCTGGAAAAGGTAATTGAGCAGCGCATCACCGAGAATCCGGAAGGCTCCTATACCGCACGACTCTTCAGTCGCGGCGTCAACAAGGTGGCGCAGAAAGTGGGTGAAGAGGCTGTAGAGCTGGTGATAGAAGCAAAAGATGACAATCTTGACCTGTTCCGCAATGAAGCGGCCGACTTGCTCTACCACTACCTGATCCTGCTCAAGACCAAGAACCTGAAACTGGAGGATATCGAAGCTGTCTTGAAGGAGAGGCACAAGTAA
- a CDS encoding SAM-dependent methyltransferase, translating to MKPTDRQLAFIQAHEKEDVHALALRYKGEDMPFLLAQIAGRQVAEKKIPSWFRNRELLYPQQLSLEQASSELTARYKASLVTGGDLFADLTGGMGVDFSFLAPHFRRALYVEKDEELCRLARHNFAVLDLKQAEVHHMEGEALLSKLPLAELIYLDPARRDVGGRKVFRIEECSPDLSLLADRLLEKGEQVMIKYSPMLDISLAVKTLHQVSEVHVVSVENECKELLFLLRKESIEPLYHAVNLKKGGEMELLSFTPGEEEQEAPYSMVPGRYLYEPNASILKAGGFNVTAHRYRLQKLHKHSHLYTGDRLVGDFPGRIFRVEEWFPANRKEIRRFVAAVPKTNITVRNYSHSVAEIRKRWGLTEGGDNYLFATTLYDGQKVWISCSKL from the coding sequence ATGAAACCAACCGACAGACAACTGGCATTTATTCAGGCTCACGAGAAGGAGGATGTGCACGCACTGGCACTTCGCTACAAAGGGGAGGATATGCCTTTTTTGCTTGCGCAGATTGCCGGGCGGCAAGTGGCAGAGAAGAAGATTCCCTCCTGGTTTCGGAACCGGGAGCTGCTCTATCCGCAACAGCTCTCGCTGGAGCAGGCTTCATCTGAGCTGACAGCACGCTACAAGGCTTCGCTCGTGACCGGAGGAGATCTTTTTGCCGACCTTACCGGCGGGATGGGGGTTGATTTCTCTTTCCTGGCACCACATTTCAGGCGGGCGCTTTACGTGGAGAAGGATGAAGAGCTATGCCGCCTGGCAAGGCATAACTTTGCTGTGTTGGACTTGAAGCAAGCGGAGGTGCATCACATGGAAGGTGAAGCGTTGCTGTCGAAGCTGCCATTGGCCGAACTGATCTACCTCGATCCGGCACGCCGGGATGTGGGGGGAAGGAAAGTGTTCCGGATTGAAGAGTGTTCCCCTGATCTCTCACTGCTTGCCGACCGGTTGTTGGAGAAGGGTGAGCAGGTGATGATCAAATATTCACCGATGCTCGATATCTCGCTGGCAGTGAAAACACTGCACCAGGTGAGCGAAGTGCATGTGGTCTCCGTGGAGAATGAGTGCAAGGAGTTGCTCTTCCTGCTCAGGAAAGAATCGATTGAGCCGCTCTACCATGCGGTGAACCTTAAAAAGGGAGGGGAAATGGAATTGCTCTCCTTTACCCCAGGGGAGGAGGAGCAGGAGGCACCCTACAGTATGGTTCCCGGTCGTTATCTCTATGAACCCAATGCCTCAATCCTGAAAGCGGGCGGCTTTAATGTGACGGCACATCGCTACAGGTTACAGAAGCTACATAAGCACAGCCATCTCTATACCGGCGACCGGTTGGTGGGTGACTTTCCCGGTCGCATCTTTCGGGTGGAAGAGTGGTTCCCTGCCAACAGGAAAGAAATCAGGCGTTTTGTTGCCGCGGTGCCGAAGACGAATATCACGGTACGCAACTACTCGCACTCAGTGGCTGAGATACGCAAAAGATGGGGTCTCACTGAGGGTGGGGACAATTATCTCTTTGCCACCACCCTGTACGATGGTCAGAAGGTGTGGATCAGCTGTAGTAAACTATAA
- the rpmA gene encoding 50S ribosomal protein L27: MAHKKGVGSSKNGRESESKRLGVKIFGGESAKAGNILVRQRGTVHHPGENVGIGKDHTLFALTDGVVVFRKKRDNRSFVSVLPQAVAEA; this comes from the coding sequence ATGGCACATAAAAAAGGTGTAGGTAGTTCGAAGAACGGCCGTGAATCGGAAAGTAAACGATTGGGCGTAAAGATATTCGGTGGGGAGTCCGCCAAAGCAGGCAACATCCTCGTGCGTCAGCGTGGTACTGTGCATCATCCGGGAGAGAATGTGGGGATCGGTAAGGATCACACCCTCTTTGCCCTGACCGACGGTGTGGTGGTGTTCCGCAAGAAAAGGGACAATCGCTCATTCGTATCGGTACTGCCACAGGCAGTGGCCGAAGCATAA
- the rplU gene encoding 50S ribosomal protein L21 — protein sequence MYVIVDIQGQQFKVEQDQKLFVHRINADQGAEVEFEKVMLVDNDGAITVGAPLVEGAKVVVEVLSHVKGDKVLVFKKKRRKGYQKLNGHRQQFTEVLVKSIVA from the coding sequence ATGTACGTCATTGTAGACATTCAGGGTCAGCAGTTTAAAGTAGAGCAGGACCAGAAGTTATTTGTTCACCGCATCAACGCCGATCAGGGCGCGGAAGTGGAATTTGAGAAAGTGATGCTCGTTGATAACGACGGAGCGATCACCGTAGGTGCCCCCCTGGTTGAAGGAGCCAAGGTGGTGGTTGAAGTTCTTTCGCATGTGAAGGGAGACAAGGTTCTCGTCTTCAAGAAGAAAAGAAGAAAAGGATACCAAAAACTGAACGGTCACCGTCAGCAGTTTACGGAGGTACTTGTAAAATCAATTGTTGCTTAA
- a CDS encoding NAD(P)H-hydrate dehydratase: MKILTAEQIRKIDAATIEREGISSLTLMKRAATAFTNFFMTRCPEKKQEILILAGTGNNGGDALVVARLLHQSGYRVKVCVVDQGGRYTEDCAHNLRRVKAEYIASNIITGEQDLPVMEQFDLLIDGIFGTGLSREVEGIAAKVIEAINKSGRPVYSIDLPSGLFTDRNSRFAVRATVTVTFQIPKLALFLPENGDFTGEVQIVDIGLDDGAIAEAESEMEYVEQEMIASLLKPLHRFAHKGAQGHTLLVGGSLGKCGSLCMAAKAALRTGCGLVTTYLPRCGTAVMQSVVPEAMVLEDQDAERITEINYPIDPDAVGIGPGMGQHGDTAQAFAAFLYYYRGALVIDADGLNILSRHPEWYSLMVPGTILTPHPKELERLIGSWRDDFEKIEKTRLFAKRYGVVIVVKGAYSLIVESDHIYVNSSGTPALATAGSGDVLTGMIASLMAQGYKPMDAARVGVYLHGLTADLTQKTINPRSFMAGDIIAHIGAAYQSIEKKE; this comes from the coding sequence ATGAAAATCCTGACAGCTGAACAGATCCGGAAAATTGATGCTGCGACTATTGAACGGGAGGGTATCTCTTCTCTGACTTTGATGAAACGGGCGGCAACCGCTTTCACGAACTTTTTTATGACACGATGTCCGGAGAAGAAACAGGAAATACTGATCCTTGCCGGTACGGGCAACAACGGAGGGGATGCCTTGGTGGTGGCGCGACTCCTCCATCAGTCGGGTTACAGGGTGAAGGTCTGTGTGGTGGATCAGGGTGGCCGTTACACGGAAGATTGTGCGCACAACCTGCGCCGTGTGAAGGCAGAGTATATTGCCTCCAATATCATCACCGGCGAGCAGGATCTCCCTGTAATGGAGCAGTTCGATCTGCTTATCGACGGGATCTTCGGAACAGGTCTCTCGCGGGAGGTGGAAGGTATCGCTGCAAAAGTGATTGAAGCAATCAACAAGAGTGGCCGACCGGTCTACAGCATTGATCTGCCCAGCGGTCTCTTCACGGACCGTAACAGTAGGTTTGCCGTGCGGGCAACAGTGACGGTCACCTTTCAGATTCCGAAGCTGGCACTCTTTCTGCCTGAGAATGGTGATTTCACCGGTGAGGTGCAGATCGTGGATATAGGGCTGGATGACGGTGCCATTGCCGAAGCAGAGAGTGAGATGGAGTATGTCGAGCAGGAAATGATTGCCTCTCTGTTGAAACCGTTGCACCGATTTGCCCACAAGGGTGCCCAGGGTCACACCCTTCTTGTGGGTGGAAGCCTCGGCAAATGCGGATCACTCTGTATGGCTGCAAAGGCAGCCCTCCGCACCGGCTGTGGCCTTGTAACCACCTATCTGCCACGCTGTGGAACTGCTGTGATGCAGTCGGTCGTCCCCGAGGCGATGGTCCTCGAAGACCAAGATGCTGAGCGTATCACAGAAATAAATTATCCGATTGATCCCGATGCCGTGGGCATTGGGCCGGGAATGGGGCAACATGGTGACACAGCTCAGGCTTTTGCTGCCTTTCTGTATTACTACAGAGGAGCGCTGGTGATTGATGCCGACGGACTGAACATTCTCTCACGACATCCGGAATGGTACTCTCTGATGGTGCCGGGGACCATCCTGACACCTCATCCGAAAGAGCTGGAACGGTTGATCGGTAGCTGGCGCGACGATTTTGAGAAAATTGAAAAGACAAGACTCTTCGCAAAGAGATATGGAGTGGTGATCGTGGTGAAAGGAGCCTATTCACTCATCGTTGAGTCCGATCATATTTATGTGAACAGCAGCGGTACGCCGGCACTGGCGACTGCCGGTAGCGGGGACGTGCTGACGGGGATGATTGCCTCACTGATGGCACAGGGATACAAACCCATGGATGCTGCTCGGGTAGGGGTCTATCTGCACGGATTGACTGCTGATTTGACACAAAAAACGATCAATCCCCGCAGCTTCATGGCTGGTGACATCATCGCACATATTGGGGCTGCCTACCAATCGATTGAAAAAAAGGAATAA